AAGACGACCGAGAAAGCCGGGAAGGCCGACAAGGGAGCGGACGACGGTGTCATCACCATCGACGACTTCGCGAAGATCGATCTGCGTATCGCGCGCATCGTCGATTGCAAGGCCGTCGAAGGGTCGGACAAGCTGCTCCAGCTCACGCTCGATGCCGGCGAAGCGCAAACGCGCAACGTCTTCTCCGGGATCAAGTCGGCTTACCCGCAGCCGGAAGTGCTGGTGGGCAAGCTCACGGTGATGGTCGCCAATCTCGCGCCGCGCAAGATGAAGTTCGGGGTGTCCGAAGGCATGGTGCTCGCGGCGTCGGCCGCCGACGAGAAAGCCGAACCGGGCATCTACATCCTGGAGCCGCACAACGGCGCGAAGCCGGGCATGCGCGTCAAGTAAGCTCGCAAACGCCATACCGGGAAAGGTGAGCCGCGCTTCGTCGCGGCGCCCTTCTCTAGCAAAACACCCCGGTGTCGGACCTGTGTCCGGCGCCGGGGTGTTTTGCTTTACGTCACCGTTGTGCCGCCGAACGGTGCATGCGCTCTAGCGCGACGCCGACACCATCAACATCATCGGACGCTCCAGTTCTTCGGCCAGCGACGGCGTCTCACGAATCTGATCGACGGTCGGCGCAAACTCATCGACCTTTCGAATCCGGAAGCCCGCAGCGATGAGCGCGTTCAGCGTCGTGCCCAGCGTGCGGTGGTACTTCAGCACGCCTTTGGCAAACCAGTCGGTATGGCGCTCACCTTCGATGGCGTATCCGTTGACCGGCCATGTCTTGCGGCCGTCTTCATCGGCGATCCAGTGCGGGTGAGCCGCCGCCATGAAGACCGGGTGCTCGATGGTGAAGACGAAGTGCCCTTCAGGCGCGAGGCCCGTGTGAATCGCACGCACGAGACGCGCAAAATCGCGCACATAGTGGAAGGTCAACGCGCTATAGGCGAGATCGAACGACGCCGGCGGCAGGTCGAGCGTGTCGAGATCGGCGATACGGAACGCAATGGCCGTGTCAGACGTGCTGGCCCTCGCGCGATCGATCATGTTCTGCGACAGGTCGAGTCCGAGGACGGACGCCGCCCCCTGCTCGCGCATCCAGCGCGATGCCCAGCCGAAGCCACAGCCGAGATCGACCACGCGTTTGCCTTGCAAATCGGGCAGCATCGCTCTGATGGCGGGCCACTCGGGCGCACCGTCCAGCCCGTGCACCTGACGCGGCAACTGGCTGTAGCCGGCGAAAAAATCGGGATTGTCGTAGATGTTCTGAGCCATAAGATTTTTCCGGGCGATGGCGTCGGGAATGTTTCGAGCAGGTCACCCAAACGTGGCGGCTTGCGGCACGTTTCGCGTCCGTCGGCACATCGTCAGGCCGGTCTCGTGCTGCGGGCTAGCGCAGATGATCCACCGGCAACGCGGTCGTGAACTTCACCGTTTCCATGGAAAAGCTCGCACTGATGTCCTGCAGATCGGCCACGCGGATGAGTTTTTTGTAGAAACGATCATATGCCGCGATGTCCGGCAGGTAGACCTTGAGCAGATAGTCGATCTCGCCCGCCATGCGGTGAATCTCAACGATTTCAGGCAATTCCCGCGCACCAGCCACGAAGCGGACCATCCAGTCCTCGCTGTGTGTTGCCGCCTTGATGAATACGAACGCCGTCACCCGCAGATCGAGCTGTTGCGGGTCGCACAGCGTGACCTGCCCCGTGATGACGCCGTTCTCGCGCAGGCGCTGCACCCGCCGCCAGCAAGGTGTCGGCGAAAGGTGAACCGCCTCGGCCAGTTCGCCCAACGAACGCGAGGCATCGGCTTGCAGGTTTTCGAGAATTGCGAGGTCGGTTTTGTCCACGATAGCCCCCCGGGAGGAAAATTTTTCCAAATCCTACCCGATTTGACGAAAAGTTTAAAAGCCTTTACCCAACCTCGGCGGGTAAACTTCAGAAACATTCCGAAAACAGGGGCCATCATGAAAATCTTTACTCAACACCCCGCCTCGGTCGGCGAAAACTACCTCCAGCACATGGGATCGGCACTATCGTTCGCGCTGCCGTTGCTCGGGGCGTTTCTGGCCTGTCTCGTGCATGCACTGCTGCCGTTTCTGTTCGCGAAGACGGGGAGCAGGATCATCACTCGGCTGCACGATCGCATGGTGACAAACCGTCATCGGCACGCCCAGCAAACCGCTGAGGCCAATCCAGCAGCGCAACCGGCCACTATCGAGCAGACGCAGGCAACGCGTTGAGCGCCCTCGCAGCGCTGGCCGCTCAGATCTCCCGCATCGCCCCGATCGTTCGCACCGTTCGCGTCGCCGGTTCAGGGACGCTCGGACGCCGGGTCCGGCGAGCGCGACGTCACCGTCACGCGGCCATCCGGCCCGAAGTGGGCATTGAACATGCCCGGCGTGTTCACGCCGTCTTCGAGCCAGCGCCAACTCCACACGGTTTCCTTCTTCAGGCGATATTCCGCCACCGTCGTCGGCTTACCCAATAGGCGCCGCACGTCATCCTGCGACATGCCCGGCTGCACCTGCTCGAAGTTCTCGGCGGCGAGCGCCTGCGTCACGGCCCGCAGCTTTCCATCCGGGGCGATGTCGACCATATAGGTGCGCAACCCACCCGGTGCGCGGGGATACTCCAGACGGCGCGAACCGTCGTCGTTCTCCCAGACGATCTCCGGTTTGCCCATCTGCTCGCGCACCTGCGTCTCGGTCGTGACACCCGGCGTGAGGTTGCGCAACAGCATGTCGTCCGGCTTGACCGCGTTGAACGTGTCACGCGCTTTCTCACGCGCCTTGTCGATCTGCTGCTGATCGCAGCCAAACAGTCCCAGCAGACTCGCGAACAATCCCATGGCGACTCCCCAACGAAGACTCCGGCGCAGTGCTTGCGCCGAATGAACGGAACTACGCGACGTTAGCATCGGTAACACCTCCTCATCACAATTGCCCGCTCCCGGACTCGCTGCGCTGTCCGGGCGTCAGTCGAAGCGACGGTTGAACAGCACATCGAAGCCGGACAGCGAACCGGTGCGCAGCACCAGTTGCCAGCGGCGCGAGACCTGCCACGTGATCTTCACGATACTCGCCGCACTGGTCAGACTTTGCTCGTATCCCAGCGCGAAGTTGTCCGAGATCGCCTTGCCCACTTTCACCACTTGCTCGTCGTCCGACAGGCCCGAGTCGCTGGTGCCGATGCTGAACTCGTCGATCCCCAGATCCTTGATGATGCGCTTGCCGCCGGTCGCGCCGAGCAATGCCGTCGCGGCCCCCGCCATCGCCTGACGCTGGCCGAGACCCGCGCCATCCGGGCCATGACCGAACATCAGCCACGAGAGCTTCTCTTCGTCCGACACGCTGGGTTCCGAGACCAGCGACACACGCGGCTGACGTACCGTGCCCGTGACCAACACCCCGGCAGCGACTTCCTGATTGCGGCGCATGGCCTGAATGTAAATGTCGGGATTGTCCAGCGGCCCCACGAAGTTGATCTGACCGCGTTCGATGGCGAGCTTCCGGTCGAACGCCTCATAGGTGCCCTCGGCCACGGTAATCGTGCCGGTTGCGCGCATCGGCGAGAGCGGATCGCTCTGCACCCGCATGCTGCCGCGCAACAGCAGATCGGCACCTGCACCAACGAAGCGGAAGTCGCGGCCCAGATCCACTTCCACATTGATGTGCGGCGAGAATCGGCTGGCGGGCTTCGCACTGATGCGTGCGGCCTCCGCCTTTGGATCGATCGGTGTCGCACGAGCCTGCGCGCCACCGCGCACGACCACGACGTCGTCGCCCAGCTTCGGCGCACTGGTCGGCGGCAAGGCGAAGCGCGCACGGTCGACGGTGAACTTGCCAGTCACCGACATCGCCTCGCCACTGCCCGTTGCCTTCGCCTCGCCGCTCAGCGATAGCTGGCGATCCGGGGCCGCGAACAATTGCAACTTGTCGGCGGCCAGCGTGATGCCAAGCGTCGGCTCGGGCGTGTCGAGACGAATGTTGCCCGTGGCCTTCGCCGTACCGCCACCACCGCCCGTCACGACCACGTCGCGCAATACGATTTCGGTCGGTGTCAGTGCGATGCGCACCCGGCCATTCTTGATACTCACGCCGGTGTCGAACATCTGCGCCGACAGATCGTCCGCCGTCAGTTCGCCCGTGGGCCGTGGCTTGGCCACCGTGCCCGCCAGCGTGACTTGCAGGCTGGCGCGCCCCTTGAACGCGAATTGCGCGCCAGCCAACGTTTCGAGCTTCGAGAGATCGGGAATCGCGACAGCCATACGCCCCGTGAGCGGGGCGTCGTCCGGTACGTTGGGAATTCCGCCCTGCACATGCAAGCCAGCCTGCACGTCGGCGTCCACCGTGCCGATCAACGACGAGACGGCTTTCACCGTCGCATGCGCCGATTGTCCCGACAGATCGATGCGCGTGCGCAGATCGGAGATGCCGAGGGGCACGCGCGCCCCGACACCGCCCTTCTCCGCGCTCAGGCCGGGAATCCCCGTCACCGTCACCTTGACGTTGTCGTTCACCCCGCCGCGACGCAGCGTCACGTCGCCACTCCGACGCACGACCTCGACGAACCCATCGGCACGCTGTGCGGCCCGCACATCCCATTTGCCATCGAGGATGAGGTCGCTCTCCACCGGCGATGGCTCGCCCGTGAACGACTGCACCACGCGCAGCACTTGCGCGATGTCGAGCGTGTCGAGGGTGCCGGCAGTCTTCAGTTGCCCGTCGCCATAGTCGAAGTTCGCGAGCGAGAGCGCACCCGCCCCCGTCACCAGCTTGGCCGCACCCAGATGCACACGCTCGGCGCTTGCGTCGACCTGCCACGGCGCCGCCAGATGCAGCTTCGGCACTCCACGGTTTTCGAGCGTCTGAATCGTGCCGCGCCACCCCGGTTTGCCACGCGTGTCGGTCATTGCGCCAGCCGCGTCGAGATTCATGTCGAGCGGCGCTTCGCGCAGCTTGCCTGCCGCCGTGAGATGCAGCGTATGCGCGCCGCGCGTGCCGGCCAGCGCGACCGAGAGCTTGTCGAGGCGCGCGATGTCGCTGGTGAACCCCTGGCCGTCGAGTGTCACGTTAAGTCGGTCGCCTGCCGCCCCCGGCAAGCCACCGCTGAGGTCCACCTTGCCGGCCAGATGTTCGAGCTTCTGCGCGCCGAAGACGAGCTTGTCGGCGGCGAGCGTGGCGACCACCGCCGGACGCTCGATCGTGCCCGACACCTGTCCGTCGAGTTGCAGACGGCCGGCAAGGCCGAAGCCGAGTTTGTCGAGCGACGGCGCATCGATATTCACCGCCATCTTGTCGCCCGGCGCGCCAAAGCTGCCGTGCAACACGACCTTGTTGCCTGCCACGAGCAAGTTGGCGTCGCTCGGCAACAGACGCGTGCCGGCGAGCTTGAGCGTGCCGGCGCCGCGCATCGGCAAGTCGGCGTAGACGCTATCCTGCAACGCAAACCGGAGAGAAAGCCCGAACGCCGGACGCAGTGCGCCCTGCGCGTCGACCTGGCCCGTGACGCTCGCGGCCGGGGTCTTGGCGCCACGCTTTTGCGGCCCGTAAAGGTCGTACCACGCGGCCGGGTCGAAATGCGTGAGCTTGATCTGCGCCTGATACGCACCGGTGTCGCCGTTCTCAAGAAGACCGGTCGCCACGACCTTGCTGTTGCCTGCATCGAGTGACAGCGCGTGAATCGTCGTGCCCTTGGCGTCGAGTCCCACAT
This window of the Pandoraea fibrosis genome carries:
- a CDS encoding class I SAM-dependent methyltransferase, whose protein sequence is MAQNIYDNPDFFAGYSQLPRQVHGLDGAPEWPAIRAMLPDLQGKRVVDLGCGFGWASRWMREQGAASVLGLDLSQNMIDRARASTSDTAIAFRIADLDTLDLPPASFDLAYSALTFHYVRDFARLVRAIHTGLAPEGHFVFTIEHPVFMAAAHPHWIADEDGRKTWPVNGYAIEGERHTDWFAKGVLKYHRTLGTTLNALIAAGFRIRKVDEFAPTVDQIRETPSLAEELERPMMLMVSASR
- a CDS encoding Lrp/AsnC family transcriptional regulator; the protein is MDKTDLAILENLQADASRSLGELAEAVHLSPTPCWRRVQRLRENGVITGQVTLCDPQQLDLRVTAFVFIKAATHSEDWMVRFVAGARELPEIVEIHRMAGEIDYLLKVYLPDIAAYDRFYKKLIRVADLQDISASFSMETVKFTTALPVDHLR
- a CDS encoding DUF6356 family protein, yielding MKIFTQHPASVGENYLQHMGSALSFALPLLGAFLACLVHALLPFLFAKTGSRIITRLHDRMVTNRHRHAQQTAEANPAAQPATIEQTQATR
- the bamE gene encoding outer membrane protein assembly factor BamE domain-containing protein, translated to MGLFASLLGLFGCDQQQIDKAREKARDTFNAVKPDDMLLRNLTPGVTTETQVREQMGKPEIVWENDDGSRRLEYPRAPGGLRTYMVDIAPDGKLRAVTQALAAENFEQVQPGMSQDDVRRLLGKPTTVAEYRLKKETVWSWRWLEDGVNTPGMFNAHFGPDGRVTVTSRSPDPASERP
- a CDS encoding translocation/assembly module TamB domain-containing protein, translated to MPPNPPPPSHPMPGDTSAPPPPPPPPRWRWGRTLAGIGLTLLLIVVLAIGALLWAMSSERGSRWLWQAAVSTLGGKLSGEWRSGSFAHGFTVNDVRYLDGATRITVSRLESRWELRLRPLHFTVDKLHAGDVSLAFAPSPPSNTPTTMPSSLRLPLGLTLNDVRVAKLTLASPALVLDDIRVAARSDGTQHTIALEHLGTPYGEAQANLQLNGQRPFALGGNVGLQAKAGDIPVALQAKLSGSLDALVVDLNASGEKLNGTAHIAASPFGPVPLSRAQISLDHLNPRDFAPGAPQADLAVQADLRPEPGAREFRVLGPVSVTNAKPGAIDAGWLPVESLRTQVLLDATRQALTDIELKLAGRAVLSGSGELRREKVVAAAAAEPVASAASGATARTSPPPATTDAEVTVGGFAFTMRDLDLRALYGKLPATKLAGPLDIKLDAAGQRIVLDWRDAARRMRADVGLDAKGTTIHALSLDAGNSKVVATGLLENGDTGAYQAQIKLTHFDPAAWYDLYGPQKRGAKTPAASVTGQVDAQGALRPAFGLSLRFALQDSVYADLPMRGAGTLKLAGTRLLPSDANLLVAGNKVVLHGSFGAPGDKMAVNIDAPSLDKLGFGLAGRLQLDGQVSGTIERPAVVATLAADKLVFGAQKLEHLAGKVDLSGGLPGAAGDRLNVTLDGQGFTSDIARLDKLSVALAGTRGAHTLHLTAAGKLREAPLDMNLDAAGAMTDTRGKPGWRGTIQTLENRGVPKLHLAAPWQVDASAERVHLGAAKLVTGAGALSLANFDYGDGQLKTAGTLDTLDIAQVLRVVQSFTGEPSPVESDLILDGKWDVRAAQRADGFVEVVRRSGDVTLRRGGVNDNVKVTVTGIPGLSAEKGGVGARVPLGISDLRTRIDLSGQSAHATVKAVSSLIGTVDADVQAGLHVQGGIPNVPDDAPLTGRMAVAIPDLSKLETLAGAQFAFKGRASLQVTLAGTVAKPRPTGELTADDLSAQMFDTGVSIKNGRVRIALTPTEIVLRDVVVTGGGGGTAKATGNIRLDTPEPTLGITLAADKLQLFAAPDRQLSLSGEAKATGSGEAMSVTGKFTVDRARFALPPTSAPKLGDDVVVVRGGAQARATPIDPKAEAARISAKPASRFSPHINVEVDLGRDFRFVGAGADLLLRGSMRVQSDPLSPMRATGTITVAEGTYEAFDRKLAIERGQINFVGPLDNPDIYIQAMRRNQEVAAGVLVTGTVRQPRVSLVSEPSVSDEEKLSWLMFGHGPDGAGLGQRQAMAGAATALLGATGGKRIIKDLGIDEFSIGTSDSGLSDDEQVVKVGKAISDNFALGYEQSLTSAASIVKITWQVSRRWQLVLRTGSLSGFDVLFNRRFD